A window of the Egibacter rhizosphaerae genome harbors these coding sequences:
- the era gene encoding GTPase Era, protein MRSGFVAIAGRPNVGKSTLLNAMVGQKVAITTPVPQTTRHAIRGVLHRPASSQEADDGVQIVFVDTPGMHKPKTLLGSRLNEVARRNLSEVDLVVFMADAAAGIGPGDRFIAGLLADVPTPAIAVANKLDQLDREAQLPVLAELDAMGDFEELIPLSAATGEGVDDLIDMLVDRLPEGPAWFPEEAISDQSTEQIVAEIIREKAIVRMREEVPHSVAVSIEEIVPGETEGWQVVHAVVYVERESQKGIVIGHEGVVLREIGAAARRELELVLGAQVWLDLRVKLMKEWQRDPKALQRLGY, encoded by the coding sequence ATGCGCTCCGGATTCGTGGCGATCGCCGGCCGACCGAACGTCGGCAAGTCGACGCTGCTCAACGCGATGGTCGGGCAGAAGGTCGCGATCACGACCCCGGTGCCGCAGACCACCCGCCACGCGATCCGCGGCGTGCTGCACCGTCCGGCCTCCTCCCAGGAAGCCGACGACGGTGTGCAGATCGTGTTCGTCGACACCCCGGGCATGCACAAGCCCAAGACCTTGCTGGGCTCGCGCCTGAACGAGGTGGCCCGTCGAAACCTCTCCGAGGTCGACCTGGTGGTGTTCATGGCCGACGCGGCCGCGGGGATCGGCCCCGGCGACCGTTTCATCGCCGGCCTGCTCGCCGATGTGCCGACCCCGGCGATCGCCGTCGCGAACAAGCTCGATCAGCTCGACCGGGAGGCGCAGCTCCCAGTGCTCGCCGAGCTCGACGCCATGGGCGACTTCGAGGAGTTGATCCCGCTCTCCGCGGCCACCGGCGAGGGGGTCGACGACCTGATCGACATGCTCGTGGACCGCCTGCCCGAGGGACCCGCCTGGTTCCCCGAGGAAGCGATCAGCGACCAGTCCACCGAGCAGATCGTCGCCGAGATCATCCGTGAGAAGGCCATTGTGCGCATGCGCGAGGAGGTCCCGCATTCGGTCGCGGTCTCGATCGAGGAGATCGTGCCCGGCGAGACCGAGGGATGGCAGGTCGTTCACGCGGTCGTCTACGTCGAGCGCGAGAGCCAGAAGGGGATCGTCATCGGTCACGAGGGCGTGGTCCTGCGCGAGATCGGCGCCGCCGCGCGCCGCGAGCTCGAGCTGGTCCTCGGCGCGCAGGTCTGGCTCGATCTGCGGGTGAAGCTGATGAAGGAGTGGCAACGCGACCCGAAGGCCCTCCAGCGCCTCGGGTACTAG
- a CDS encoding FIST C-terminal domain-containing protein: MGTSERPAHGDPSPGQRDPRARRSPRARRVHGTTRAPRRGRGAVRLADTRPPLGLPTLDGTFEVRMVQGATDDGGLEMFSYVHDQSIVRLMGTDATAMLDGARTAVRRAVERLGGEPRAVLVFSCAARAALLGEEAPAEATAVSDELEGVDAVGWFTSGEYALTTGATGFHNATVAVLAL, from the coding sequence GTGGGCACCAGTGAGCGGCCCGCTCATGGTGACCCGAGCCCGGGACAACGTGATCCTCGAGCTCGACGGTCGCCCCGCGCTCGACGTGTACATGGAACAACGCGGGCCCCTCGCCGAGGGCGAGGCGCCGTTCGGCTGGCGGACACTCGACCGCCCCTGGGCCTGCCCACCCTCGACGGCACCTTCGAGGTGCGGATGGTCCAGGGCGCCACCGACGACGGTGGTTTGGAGATGTTCTCGTACGTCCACGACCAGTCGATCGTGCGGCTCATGGGGACCGACGCCACCGCGATGCTCGACGGTGCCCGCACGGCCGTCCGTCGAGCCGTCGAACGGCTGGGCGGTGAGCCACGGGCCGTGCTGGTCTTCAGCTGCGCCGCGCGTGCGGCACTGCTCGGCGAGGAGGCCCCCGCCGAGGCGACCGCGGTGAGCGACGAACTCGAAGGCGTCGACGCGGTCGGATGGTTCACCTCCGGCGAGTACGCCCTCACGACCGGCGCAACCGGCTTCCACAACGCGACCGTGGCCGTACTGGCGCTATGA
- a CDS encoding putative bifunctional diguanylate cyclase/phosphodiesterase — protein sequence MTTDPESMGASGLRAENARLREQLSRAEQHTDAVLLRTTRLAQVVTALEQIGPSGRINRIAGEVAQLFSADIGLLLLGKPDALMVASRWGVPDDELPDGPHRAPDPVVATPTTEPALVGPCGEAPLLCGLENFDVRQVAWIRLHGPEETTGYLLLGRQAEAPFTNSDAHELRAVGARVALTVENEKLQRRTQEQLEQLRILHQLSMSLAGTVDLAEGGRLVADTVVEVAPGAAAALFRRNGQQWQRFAAAGAEVFPEHLDDPPDLEAAELLSVRDGAEEVAVIALCDVPAAGLARALLPHLRDAAGLALGKMLLHEQTARQARHDALTGLPNREHLRQRLETALRQGRTVAVIFLDLDRFKLINDSLGHDVGDELLVEAARRLSDTVRGRDLVARLGGDEFVVLCEGPGSDDEAVSVAQRIAERMAMPFEIAGTSLRISTSQGLAIAGPASTAQTLLRDADAAMYLAKSRGRDRYEIFQDELRVFVTGQLTVEQELRAALSQQRLQLWYEPVTDLRTGAVAALSARLHYEDERGRCVPAADFLSVAEESELIVELGLWALDSACAHIADWRAELGGHEPPRVQLPLTTRQFAREDLVSRIRQALEAHDLPATALGFEIDEHALLQADEDRARHVVGELRRLGMHPALDGFGAGSASLTRLKGWAVRSVTLGDEFARELHEDPDAPVTRAMVQLVHDLGREVTAQRVGDPAQLEALRQAGCDYARGRVFGPPQPPGEIAASLREQLSLTTG from the coding sequence ATGACCACCGATCCCGAGTCCATGGGAGCGAGCGGGCTCCGCGCGGAGAACGCGCGGCTGCGCGAGCAGCTCTCACGGGCCGAACAGCACACCGACGCGGTCCTGCTACGCACCACGCGCCTCGCGCAGGTGGTCACGGCGCTGGAGCAGATCGGCCCCTCGGGGCGGATCAACCGCATCGCCGGCGAGGTCGCGCAGCTCTTCTCGGCCGACATCGGGCTGCTCCTGCTCGGGAAGCCCGACGCGCTGATGGTGGCGAGTCGCTGGGGCGTACCCGACGACGAGTTGCCCGACGGGCCCCACCGCGCTCCCGACCCGGTCGTGGCCACGCCCACCACCGAGCCGGCCCTCGTCGGTCCCTGCGGTGAGGCACCTCTGTTGTGCGGGCTCGAGAACTTCGACGTCCGCCAGGTCGCGTGGATCCGGCTGCACGGCCCGGAGGAGACGACCGGCTACCTGCTGCTCGGGCGGCAAGCCGAGGCCCCCTTCACGAACTCCGACGCCCACGAGCTCCGGGCGGTGGGGGCACGCGTGGCGCTCACCGTCGAGAACGAGAAGCTGCAACGCCGGACCCAGGAGCAGCTCGAGCAGCTGCGGATCCTGCACCAGCTCAGCATGTCGCTCGCCGGCACCGTCGACCTGGCCGAGGGGGGCCGACTCGTCGCCGACACGGTCGTGGAGGTGGCACCGGGCGCGGCCGCCGCCCTCTTTCGTCGGAACGGGCAACAGTGGCAGCGCTTCGCCGCCGCGGGGGCCGAGGTGTTCCCGGAGCACCTGGACGATCCACCCGACCTCGAGGCGGCCGAACTCCTCAGCGTACGGGACGGAGCCGAGGAGGTCGCGGTCATCGCGCTGTGCGACGTGCCGGCCGCCGGCCTCGCGAGGGCACTGCTCCCCCACCTGCGCGACGCGGCCGGTCTCGCCCTGGGCAAGATGCTGTTGCACGAACAGACGGCGAGGCAGGCACGCCACGACGCGCTGACGGGCCTGCCGAACCGCGAGCACCTCCGGCAGCGGCTCGAAACGGCGCTGCGGCAGGGCCGCACGGTGGCGGTCATCTTCCTCGACCTCGACCGGTTCAAGTTGATCAACGACAGCCTCGGCCACGACGTGGGTGACGAGCTGCTGGTGGAGGCAGCACGGCGCCTATCGGACACGGTCCGGGGCAGGGACCTCGTCGCACGCCTCGGCGGGGACGAGTTCGTGGTCCTGTGCGAGGGGCCGGGCAGCGACGACGAGGCGGTCTCGGTCGCGCAGCGCATCGCCGAGCGGATGGCCATGCCCTTCGAGATCGCCGGGACGAGCCTGCGGATCAGCACGAGCCAAGGGCTGGCGATCGCCGGTCCGGCGAGCACGGCCCAAACGTTGCTGCGCGACGCCGACGCGGCGATGTACCTGGCCAAGTCCCGAGGTCGGGACCGCTACGAGATCTTCCAGGACGAGCTGCGGGTGTTCGTCACCGGCCAGCTGACCGTGGAGCAGGAGCTGCGCGCGGCCCTCTCGCAGCAGCGGCTCCAACTCTGGTACGAGCCGGTCACCGACCTGCGCACCGGCGCCGTGGCGGCCTTGTCGGCCCGGTTGCACTACGAGGACGAACGGGGGCGCTGCGTGCCCGCCGCTGACTTCCTCTCCGTCGCCGAGGAGAGCGAGCTGATCGTCGAGCTCGGTCTTTGGGCGCTCGACTCCGCCTGCGCGCACATCGCGGACTGGCGCGCGGAACTGGGGGGGCACGAACCTCCACGCGTCCAGCTTCCCCTGACCACGCGACAGTTCGCCCGCGAGGACCTCGTCTCCCGGATCCGGCAGGCACTCGAGGCACACGACCTGCCGGCGACGGCGCTCGGCTTCGAGATCGACGAACACGCGTTGCTCCAGGCCGACGAGGACCGCGCCCGGCACGTCGTCGGGGAGTTGCGGCGGCTCGGGATGCACCCCGCGCTCGACGGCTTCGGGGCCGGATCCGCATCGCTCACGCGACTCAAGGGATGGGCCGTCCGATCCGTCACGCTCGGCGACGAGTTCGCGCGCGAGCTCCACGAGGACCCCGACGCCCCGGTGACTCGGGCCATGGTCCAGCTCGTACACGATCTCGGGCGGGAGGTCACGGCCCAACGGGTCGGCGACCCCGCGCAGCTCGAGGCGTTGCGGCAGGCGGGTTGCGACTACGCGCGGGGGCGAGTGTTCGGCCCTCCCCAGCCGCCGGGCGAGATCGCCGCGAGCCTCCGCGAGCAACTCTCCCTGACCACCGGCTGA
- a CDS encoding exodeoxyribonuclease III, with protein MRLVTWNVNSLRARMPRVVEFLEAHAPDVLCLQEIKCSEEQLPHLDLQASGYRVVAYPGGPREGVAVLVPADQEVGNVRCGLPDEPDPGEARWIEVEVGDLTVGSVYVPNGREVGSPTYEAKLAFLDALRARFAELSSPLVVAGDFNVAPTDADVWDPDVFDGATHVTEPERERFGALLETGLVDAFRAVEPDTRQFTWWDYRGGSFHKNEGMRIDAVLATPDIDVGSCGIVRDFRKGKKPSDHAPLLAELALPEGANRG; from the coding sequence ATGCGGCTGGTCACCTGGAACGTCAACTCGCTGCGCGCCCGCATGCCACGCGTGGTCGAGTTCCTGGAGGCGCACGCACCTGACGTGCTGTGCCTGCAGGAGATCAAGTGCTCGGAGGAGCAGCTCCCACACTTGGACCTGCAGGCCAGCGGCTACCGCGTGGTGGCCTATCCGGGGGGACCACGCGAGGGGGTCGCCGTGCTGGTGCCCGCCGATCAGGAGGTCGGGAACGTCCGCTGCGGCCTGCCCGACGAACCCGATCCGGGTGAGGCCCGTTGGATCGAGGTGGAGGTCGGCGACCTCACGGTCGGGAGCGTCTACGTGCCCAACGGACGCGAGGTCGGCTCGCCCACCTACGAGGCGAAGCTCGCCTTCCTCGACGCGCTGCGCGCGCGGTTCGCGGAGCTCTCGTCCCCGCTGGTCGTGGCCGGGGACTTCAACGTCGCGCCGACCGACGCCGACGTCTGGGATCCCGACGTGTTCGACGGCGCGACCCATGTGACCGAGCCGGAACGCGAACGCTTCGGCGCGCTGCTCGAGACCGGCCTCGTCGACGCCTTCCGAGCCGTCGAGCCCGACACGCGACAGTTCACGTGGTGGGACTACCGCGGTGGCTCGTTCCACAAGAACGAGGGCATGCGGATCGACGCGGTCCTCGCGACCCCCGACATCGACGTCGGCTCGTGCGGCATCGTCCGTGACTTCCGCAAGGGCAAGAAGCCGAGCGATCACGCGCCGCTGCTCGCCGAGCTGGCCCTGCCGGAGGGCGCGAACCGCGGTTAG
- a CDS encoding class II aldolase/adducin family protein: MTSRNGAGARARLVAHAQRLVPDDLAVGTSGNLSVRLGDEILITPGGMPYDGMTPADIVRIDERGAPADPRRRPSSELPMHRLAYEVSGAGAVVHTHSSYATAVACALDELPAVHYLLAAVGGTVPVVPYATFGSDELAHHMARGLAGRRAVLLGNHGVLTVGATLEEAYGHAVTVEWCAALYHRASQLGSPRILDDAEIEHVGERFRSLGYLAHQQGER, translated from the coding sequence ATGACCTCCCGAAACGGTGCCGGTGCGCGGGCGCGGCTGGTCGCCCACGCCCAACGGCTCGTACCCGACGACCTCGCGGTCGGGACCAGCGGCAATCTCTCGGTTCGCCTCGGCGACGAGATCCTCATCACGCCGGGCGGGATGCCCTACGACGGCATGACGCCGGCCGACATCGTGCGCATCGACGAGCGGGGCGCGCCGGCTGACCCTCGGCGCCGACCCTCGAGCGAGCTCCCCATGCACCGGCTCGCCTACGAGGTCTCCGGCGCGGGCGCGGTCGTGCACACGCACTCCTCGTACGCCACCGCGGTCGCCTGCGCACTCGACGAGCTGCCCGCCGTGCACTACCTCCTCGCCGCGGTCGGTGGCACCGTGCCGGTCGTGCCCTACGCGACGTTCGGCAGCGACGAGCTCGCCCACCACATGGCTCGCGGCCTGGCCGGCCGCCGGGCGGTGCTCCTCGGCAACCACGGGGTTCTGACGGTCGGAGCCACCCTCGAGGAGGCCTACGGGCACGCCGTCACCGTCGAGTGGTGCGCCGCGCTGTACCACCGAGCGAGCCAGCTGGGATCACCGCGGATCCTCGACGATGCCGAGATCGAGCACGTCGGCGAGCGGTTCCGCTCGCTCGGGTACCTGGCTCACCAGCAGGGCGAGCGCTAA
- a CDS encoding class I SAM-dependent methyltransferase, with protein sequence MAPEPAPDPTVAYFDEHCPEYSTGRLAWAGAWIAEHYGPGASLADIGCGAGNILAYLRDRTGIEHVAGIDPSSGLLALAQDRLGCPTYPVSVLDPELEARIPERFDVVVAAAVLHHLVGGTRRDSRELARTAVDRALRLVRPGGHLVIVEPVFSPRAPMALLFHTKRAVARFTDRRVALGDYWRNIGPPVVSYLTDAQLAASVRDAGGEVVAHHVEPREVGRLLRLAGIRSRHESTFVVRRPAEDPAGA encoded by the coding sequence ATGGCACCTGAACCGGCGCCCGATCCCACGGTCGCGTACTTCGACGAGCACTGTCCCGAGTACTCCACGGGGCGGCTCGCCTGGGCCGGCGCCTGGATCGCCGAGCACTACGGTCCGGGCGCGAGCCTCGCCGACATCGGGTGCGGGGCGGGCAACATCCTCGCCTACCTGCGGGATCGCACCGGGATCGAGCACGTGGCGGGGATCGACCCCAGCAGCGGCCTGCTCGCGCTCGCGCAGGACCGCCTGGGATGCCCCACCTACCCGGTGTCGGTCCTCGACCCCGAGCTGGAGGCTCGCATCCCCGAGCGGTTCGACGTGGTGGTCGCGGCCGCCGTGCTCCACCACCTCGTCGGGGGCACCCGTCGGGACTCCCGGGAGCTGGCCCGGACCGCGGTCGACCGGGCACTGCGCCTGGTCCGCCCCGGCGGGCACCTCGTGATCGTGGAGCCGGTCTTCTCGCCCCGCGCCCCCATGGCGTTGTTGTTCCACACCAAGCGAGCCGTCGCCCGGTTCACCGACCGGCGGGTGGCGCTCGGCGACTACTGGCGCAACATCGGTCCCCCCGTCGTGTCGTACCTCACCGACGCGCAGCTGGCCGCGAGCGTCCGGGACGCGGGTGGGGAGGTGGTCGCGCACCACGTCGAGCCCCGCGAGGTCGGCAGGCTGCTGCGGCTGGCGGGCATCCGTAGTCGCCACGAGTCCACGTTCGTGGTGCGCCGGCCCGCCGAGGACCCGGCCGGGGCGTAG
- the cdd gene encoding cytidine deaminase has product MAETEPAETASDEELLELARAARTGAYAPYSSFRVGAALGTADGRVFTGANVENASMPAGVCAERVAVPQAIMAGATELMVIAVAGDGDGPCLPCGICRQVLYEFSPALRVLATGVSGATAEFVLEHDLLPNAFGPADLR; this is encoded by the coding sequence GTGGCCGAGACCGAGCCGGCGGAGACCGCCAGCGACGAGGAGTTGCTGGAGTTGGCGCGCGCCGCGCGGACCGGGGCGTACGCGCCCTACTCGTCGTTTCGCGTCGGCGCCGCCCTCGGCACCGCCGACGGCCGGGTCTTCACCGGGGCGAACGTCGAGAACGCCTCGATGCCCGCCGGCGTGTGCGCCGAACGGGTCGCGGTGCCGCAGGCGATCATGGCCGGCGCCACCGAGCTGATGGTGATCGCGGTCGCCGGGGACGGGGACGGGCCCTGCCTGCCCTGCGGGATCTGCCGTCAGGTGCTCTACGAGTTCAGCCCGGCCCTGCGCGTGCTCGCGACGGGGGTGAGCGGCGCGACCGCCGAGTTCGTGCTGGAGCACGACCTTCTGCCCAACGCCTTCGGACCGGCCGACCTCCGGTGA
- a CDS encoding hemolysin family protein: MIAWEPVALVVAAVLVFVAALLAAAQAALSRLTLPQAQRFAAHGRRGATALVKLMLEPARTANILALVVLTAQVTGVAAVTGAVTSWLMVGWAVVAVAVVGSTLLFVAAEVAPKTVALQAPERTALALAPLVAIVIRPLAPVAAGLIRVSNVLVPGRGLVSGPFVTEDQLRAMIDAAESDEVIESNERAMIHSIFELGDTVVREIMVPRPDMVCVSLDQSLSDVLDVVLRAGHSRIPVYRGDRDTIVGLLYAKDVLRRLHAGGDENGPWSDLLRPAHFVPELKRVDALLAELQAKRIHLAIVVDEYGATAGIVTIEDILEEIVGEIEDEYDRSERMVEPLDDGHWRVDARLPVHDLADLVEAELPDEEWDTVGGLLVGLLGHVAEPGEEVEVAGVRLSAERVKGRRVAKVLVTPGAGQPVDEEDARA; the protein is encoded by the coding sequence GTGATCGCGTGGGAGCCGGTGGCCCTCGTCGTGGCCGCGGTGCTCGTGTTCGTGGCGGCGCTCCTGGCCGCGGCGCAGGCCGCTCTGTCGCGTCTCACGTTGCCGCAGGCGCAGCGGTTCGCGGCGCACGGTCGGCGCGGCGCCACCGCGCTCGTGAAGCTCATGCTGGAGCCCGCCCGGACGGCGAACATTCTCGCGCTCGTCGTCCTGACCGCGCAGGTTACGGGCGTGGCAGCGGTGACCGGCGCCGTCACGAGCTGGCTCATGGTGGGCTGGGCGGTCGTGGCCGTCGCCGTCGTCGGATCGACGCTCTTGTTCGTGGCCGCCGAGGTCGCCCCCAAGACCGTCGCGTTGCAGGCGCCCGAGCGGACGGCGCTGGCCCTGGCGCCGCTGGTGGCGATCGTGATCCGCCCGCTGGCTCCCGTGGCGGCCGGCCTCATCCGCGTGAGCAACGTGCTCGTGCCGGGGCGCGGGCTCGTCAGCGGGCCCTTCGTCACCGAGGACCAGCTGCGGGCGATGATCGACGCCGCCGAGTCCGACGAGGTGATCGAATCGAACGAGCGGGCCATGATCCACTCGATCTTCGAGCTCGGCGACACCGTCGTGCGCGAGATCATGGTGCCGCGGCCGGACATGGTGTGCGTCTCGCTCGACCAGTCCTTGAGCGACGTTCTCGACGTCGTGCTGCGGGCGGGGCACTCCCGCATTCCCGTCTACCGGGGCGACCGTGACACGATCGTCGGGTTGCTGTACGCCAAGGACGTGCTGCGGCGACTGCACGCGGGCGGGGACGAGAACGGCCCGTGGAGCGACCTGCTCCGCCCGGCGCACTTCGTGCCGGAGCTGAAACGCGTGGACGCCCTGCTGGCGGAGCTGCAGGCCAAGCGCATCCACCTCGCGATCGTCGTCGACGAGTACGGCGCGACCGCCGGCATCGTGACCATCGAGGACATCCTCGAGGAGATCGTGGGCGAGATCGAGGACGAGTACGACCGCAGCGAGCGGATGGTCGAGCCCCTCGACGACGGGCATTGGCGCGTCGACGCCCGGCTGCCGGTCCACGATCTCGCCGACCTCGTCGAGGCCGAGCTGCCCGACGAGGAGTGGGACACCGTCGGCGGCCTGCTGGTCGGGCTGCTCGGGCACGTCGCCGAGCCCGGGGAGGAGGTCGAGGTTGCCGGCGTCCGGCTGTCGGCCGAACGCGTCAAAGGGCGCCGGGTGGCGAAGGTGCTCGTGACCCCGGGGGCGGGGCAGCCGGTGGACGAGGAGGACGCGCGGGCCTGA
- the ybeY gene encoding rRNA maturation RNase YbeY, which translates to MGDDGSDHDAPARPGTASGDSSARISLVDDRDGPDGDATLDLGRLDRLARFVLADRAVPRRLELGLLLVDRGHMAELNAEHMGADGPTDVLAFPIDATPAATADATPAATADATPAATADATPAATADSATDGDAPGLLGDVVLCPAVASAQAAERGTDTTSELDLLLVHGILHLLGHDHAEPGEHQRMFGLTDRLLADFAAADQGVGS; encoded by the coding sequence GTGGGTGACGACGGGTCCGATCACGACGCCCCGGCTCGGCCGGGCACCGCGTCGGGAGACAGCAGCGCGCGCATCTCCCTCGTCGACGACCGGGACGGTCCCGACGGTGACGCTACGCTCGACCTCGGCCGGCTCGACCGCCTCGCCCGGTTCGTGCTGGCCGACCGCGCGGTTCCGAGGCGTCTCGAACTCGGCCTGCTCCTAGTCGACCGCGGCCACATGGCCGAGCTGAACGCCGAGCACATGGGTGCCGACGGGCCGACCGACGTGCTCGCGTTCCCGATCGACGCGACCCCTGCCGCGACCGCTGACGCGACCCCTGCCGCGACCGCTGACGCGACCCCTGCCGCGACCGCTGACGCGACCCCTGCCGCGACCGCTGACTCGGCCACTGACGGGGACGCACCCGGCCTCCTCGGCGACGTGGTCCTCTGTCCCGCGGTCGCCAGCGCGCAGGCGGCCGAGCGCGGCACGGACACCACGAGCGAGCTCGACCTGCTGCTCGTGCACGGCATCCTGCACCTGCTGGGCCACGATCACGCCGAACCCGGGGAGCACCAACGCATGTTCGGGTTGACCGACCGCCTGCTCGCGGACTTCGCCGCGGCCGATCAGGGGGTGGGGTCGTGA
- a CDS encoding PhoH family protein has translation MVSLLGTQDELLRLVEQSFDVDILVRGNEISVSGPEAETRKVQHVLDEFVKLLDQGHGLDEAGVTATIQMVQRSDHPHPSEILGDEAHSHRGRAIRPKSVGQKRYLDAIRENTVIFGIGPAGTGKTYLAMAMAVDALRRKDVNRIILTRPAVEAGERLGFLPGTLYEKIDPYLKPLFDALHDMMDAEQLTTLADRGVIEVAPLAFMRGRTLNDSFIVLDEAQNTTPEQMKMFLTRLGFGSKAVVTGDITQVDLPGHKSGLRVVRDILPGVEGVSFIELTGEDVVRHRIVQDIVEAYDRFDAARAQDQEETGQNDGG, from the coding sequence ATGGTGTCGCTGCTCGGCACGCAGGATGAGTTGTTGCGGCTGGTCGAGCAGTCCTTCGATGTCGACATCCTGGTCCGCGGCAACGAGATCAGCGTGTCCGGCCCGGAGGCCGAGACCCGCAAGGTCCAGCACGTCCTCGACGAGTTCGTCAAGCTGCTCGACCAGGGCCACGGGCTCGACGAGGCCGGGGTGACCGCGACGATCCAGATGGTTCAGCGCTCGGACCATCCGCACCCGTCGGAGATCCTCGGCGACGAGGCGCACAGTCACCGTGGCCGCGCGATCCGGCCCAAGTCGGTGGGCCAGAAGCGCTACCTCGACGCGATCCGCGAGAACACCGTGATCTTCGGGATCGGTCCCGCCGGCACGGGCAAGACCTATCTGGCGATGGCCATGGCCGTCGACGCGTTGCGGCGCAAGGACGTGAACCGGATCATCCTCACCCGCCCGGCGGTCGAAGCGGGGGAGCGCCTCGGGTTCCTGCCCGGCACGCTCTACGAGAAGATCGACCCGTACCTGAAGCCGCTGTTCGACGCGTTGCACGACATGATGGACGCCGAACAGCTCACCACCTTGGCCGATCGCGGCGTCATCGAGGTGGCCCCGCTGGCGTTCATGCGCGGGCGGACGCTGAACGACAGCTTCATCGTGCTCGACGAGGCGCAGAACACCACGCCCGAGCAGATGAAGATGTTCCTCACCCGCCTCGGCTTCGGCTCGAAGGCGGTCGTCACCGGCGACATCACGCAGGTGGACCTCCCCGGGCACAAGTCCGGGCTGCGGGTCGTCCGCGACATCCTGCCGGGTGTCGAAGGTGTGTCGTTCATCGAGCTGACCGGCGAGGACGTGGTGCGCCACCGTATCGTTCAGGACATCGTGGAAGCCTACGACCGCTTCGATGCCGCCCGAGCACAGGACCAAGAGGAGACGGGGCAGAACGACGGTGGGTGA